In Streptomyces sclerotialus, one genomic interval encodes:
- a CDS encoding RRQRL motif-containing zinc-binding protein, giving the protein MRFYDPNGLRYGIPTYPFRLAPDGLATRRQLRARGLRPGGQEVAAQILWCSRRYRAGLRVAYLYRLDLAMPVRPMTPAKWAALAKANTARRTCPECGRDVGCTISTSLGMCVACADAPALAA; this is encoded by the coding sequence ATGCGGTTCTACGACCCGAACGGCCTGCGCTACGGCATCCCCACTTACCCGTTCCGCCTCGCCCCGGACGGTCTGGCCACTCGGCGGCAGCTCCGCGCCCGCGGGCTACGGCCGGGCGGGCAGGAGGTCGCTGCGCAGATCCTGTGGTGCTCACGTCGCTACCGCGCCGGTCTGCGGGTCGCCTACCTCTACCGCCTTGATCTGGCGATGCCGGTCCGGCCGATGACGCCGGCGAAGTGGGCGGCGCTGGCCAAGGCGAACACCGCCCGCCGCACCTGCCCCGAATGCGGGCGGGATGTGGGCTGCACCATCTCGACCTCACTCGGCATGTGTGTGGCCTGTGCGGATGCCCCCGCCCTGGCCGCCTGA
- a CDS encoding DUF6284 family protein, which yields MKHIAAVQAVVTATPVDGEPSAAELDAIEREMPVIQAEVELLDVQISLLDQPPSELGAQRLRRACRKVLAARTALANQAGMGDAA from the coding sequence ATGAAGCACATCGCTGCTGTTCAGGCGGTTGTTACCGCCACCCCGGTCGACGGGGAGCCGTCGGCCGCTGAGCTGGACGCGATCGAGCGCGAGATGCCCGTCATTCAGGCGGAGGTCGAACTGCTGGACGTGCAGATCAGCCTGTTGGACCAGCCGCCCTCCGAGCTGGGCGCGCAGCGTCTGCGCCGGGCCTGCCGCAAGGTGCTGGCCGCCCGTACCGCGCTGGCCAACCAGGCCGGGATGGGGGACGCGGCGTGA
- a CDS encoding GntR family transcriptional regulator: protein MAKAYERIADDLRQRIRAGELKAGERLPAETKLVEQYRKSLPTVRQALGVLQAEGLIEKQHGRGNVVRKPRQLVTRTNERHQREKGRARQSLDKRQETGATELDTGLTTSDLVFSAEYGETEADDDLAQAFSVPVGTRLLERVYRTRYREEEAPFNVSRSRLLYDVAAANPALLDEGNEPWPGGTQSQLHSVDVEVDRVVERVSARPPTAEEAEDLGLTAGVAVMVLRKTCIDTNGRVVEVADVTLPGDRTELKFVTPLDRW from the coding sequence GTGGCGAAGGCATACGAGCGGATCGCTGACGATCTCCGGCAACGCATCCGTGCAGGTGAACTCAAGGCTGGCGAACGTCTGCCTGCTGAAACGAAACTTGTGGAGCAGTACCGCAAGAGTCTGCCGACCGTGCGGCAAGCACTCGGCGTGTTGCAGGCAGAAGGGCTGATCGAGAAGCAGCATGGACGCGGCAACGTCGTTCGCAAGCCTCGCCAGCTGGTGACCCGGACCAACGAACGGCACCAGCGGGAGAAGGGCAGGGCGCGACAGTCGCTCGACAAGCGTCAGGAAACCGGGGCGACAGAGCTCGACACGGGCCTCACCACTTCTGACCTCGTGTTCAGCGCCGAGTACGGCGAGACGGAGGCTGACGACGATCTGGCCCAAGCCTTCAGTGTGCCGGTCGGCACGCGCCTACTGGAGCGCGTGTACCGCACCCGGTATCGGGAGGAGGAAGCCCCGTTCAACGTCTCCCGCTCCCGGCTCCTCTACGACGTAGCCGCAGCCAACCCCGCCCTGCTCGACGAGGGCAACGAACCGTGGCCCGGCGGCACGCAGAGCCAGCTCCACAGCGTCGACGTGGAAGTCGACCGGGTAGTAGAGCGAGTCTCAGCCAGGCCGCCCACGGCTGAAGAGGCGGAAGACCTAGGCTTGACAGCAGGTGTAGCTGTCATGGTCCTCCGGAAGACGTGCATCGACACCAACGGCCGAGTAGTCGAGGTAGCTGACGTGACGCTGCCGGGGGACCGGACGGAACTGAAGTTCGTCACTCCGCTGGACAGGTGGTGA
- a CDS encoding glycosyltransferase translates to MTRIITIMTAVHAPGAEHLPAAYQSLTEQELPHGWNWQWVIQEDGETEAVAPHVPDDDRVTFGQGRAGRAAMARTMGLSRARGEFVKVLDADDMLTPGTLARDIAALGDDEIGWTTSRVLDLLPDGTTVGFDGDPAPGVIECGAVLDFWKAHDYRAQVHPATLCVRRELLLALGGWMALPASEDTGLLLALNAVSRGWFNSEAGLLYRKWPGQVTGQAAHVHAGEREARMAVVEARARALADLPGWRFGKATADGSR, encoded by the coding sequence ATGACCCGCATCATCACCATCATGACCGCCGTGCATGCCCCTGGGGCCGAGCACCTGCCGGCGGCTTACCAATCGCTGACCGAGCAAGAACTCCCGCACGGATGGAACTGGCAGTGGGTCATTCAGGAGGACGGCGAAACAGAGGCCGTCGCACCTCACGTGCCTGACGATGATCGGGTGACCTTCGGACAGGGACGCGCAGGCCGTGCAGCCATGGCTCGGACCATGGGCCTGTCCCGAGCACGCGGCGAATTCGTCAAGGTGCTAGATGCCGATGACATGCTGACGCCTGGCACGTTGGCGCGCGATATCGCTGCTCTCGGAGACGACGAGATCGGGTGGACCACATCACGTGTTCTAGATCTCCTGCCCGACGGCACCACGGTGGGGTTCGACGGAGACCCTGCCCCTGGAGTAATTGAGTGCGGGGCAGTGCTCGACTTCTGGAAGGCGCACGACTACCGCGCGCAGGTCCACCCGGCGACTCTGTGCGTCCGGCGCGAACTACTCCTGGCATTGGGCGGCTGGATGGCCCTTCCCGCATCGGAGGATACGGGGCTTCTGCTAGCCCTGAATGCCGTCAGTCGCGGATGGTTCAACAGCGAAGCCGGGCTCCTGTACCGGAAGTGGCCGGGACAGGTGACGGGCCAGGCAGCCCATGTGCACGCGGGCGAGCGGGAAGCCCGAATGGCCGTAGTGGAAGCTCGCGCGCGGGCCCTCGCCGACCTGCCGGGTTGGCGGTTTGGGAAGGCAACGGCTGACGGCAGTCGTTGA
- a CDS encoding phage tail protein yields the protein MEDHAVKHQWQVELGNRRVETLKSVTGVTIEQEYVELSQNSPDGKPVPDLVLGAPAFFGTLTLTRGMDKSDKFTQWIMDSRDPTKTEASAEDIILVYVNAQNDTVRKFQLTGARPISWSTTDLAAGETGQVDETLELQFVTCDPV from the coding sequence ATGGAAGACCACGCAGTCAAGCATCAGTGGCAGGTGGAGCTGGGTAACCGCCGTGTGGAGACGCTGAAGAGCGTCACTGGTGTGACGATTGAACAGGAGTACGTCGAACTGTCGCAGAACTCGCCGGACGGGAAGCCGGTACCCGACCTGGTTTTGGGGGCGCCGGCGTTCTTCGGAACCCTGACTCTTACGCGCGGCATGGACAAGAGCGATAAGTTCACTCAGTGGATCATGGACTCCCGCGATCCGACCAAGACCGAAGCCAGTGCCGAAGACATCATCCTGGTGTACGTGAACGCGCAGAACGATACGGTGAGGAAGTTTCAGCTCACTGGCGCGCGCCCTATCTCCTGGAGTACTACGGACCTGGCTGCGGGTGAAACCGGCCAGGTCGACGAAACACTCGAACTCCAATTCGTCACCTGCGACCCTGTGTGA
- a CDS encoding polyprenyl synthetase family protein: MESPHPPGDTGDSGTALFGWARELVTPALRRVVEDLPAPQREVAGYHRGWSGAALPGAEGGGKAVRPALVFLSAMAVGAPPESVIPGAVAVELVHDFSLLHDDVIDADPLRRHRPAVWRRYGTPAAVLAGDALLVSALAVLAAEAVPHAGAATRELSRMLDDLLRGQSQDVAFESTARVRADEYLEMAAGKTGALMGCACALGGLLAGASEERTAGLRDFGRHLGIAFQCVDDLLGIWGATRRSGKPVGADVAARKKSLPVAVALADTGPAGRRLAELYDRTEPLSAADVATATELIEQAGGREATAVEARRQVGAAMRALARAEPVPSVYRQLHDLALLITRRDH, translated from the coding sequence GTGGAATCACCTCACCCGCCCGGTGATACCGGCGACAGCGGCACGGCCCTCTTCGGGTGGGCGAGGGAGCTCGTCACGCCCGCGCTGCGCCGGGTCGTGGAAGACCTGCCCGCGCCGCAGCGGGAGGTCGCCGGGTACCACCGCGGCTGGAGCGGAGCCGCGCTGCCTGGCGCCGAGGGCGGCGGGAAGGCCGTACGCCCGGCCCTCGTCTTCCTGTCGGCGATGGCGGTCGGCGCGCCACCGGAGAGCGTGATCCCGGGGGCCGTCGCGGTCGAGCTGGTGCACGACTTCTCGCTGCTGCACGACGACGTCATCGACGCCGACCCGCTGCGCCGCCACCGGCCCGCCGTGTGGCGGCGGTACGGCACACCCGCCGCGGTACTGGCCGGGGACGCCCTGCTGGTCAGTGCGCTCGCCGTGCTGGCCGCCGAGGCCGTACCGCACGCCGGCGCCGCCACCCGGGAACTGTCCCGCATGCTCGACGACTTGCTGCGCGGACAGAGCCAGGACGTGGCCTTCGAGAGCACCGCCCGGGTGCGCGCCGATGAGTACCTGGAGATGGCGGCGGGGAAGACGGGCGCCCTGATGGGGTGCGCGTGCGCCTTGGGAGGGCTGCTGGCCGGCGCGTCCGAGGAACGGACCGCCGGGCTGCGGGACTTCGGACGCCACTTGGGCATCGCCTTCCAGTGCGTGGACGACCTGCTGGGCATCTGGGGCGCGACGCGGCGCAGCGGGAAGCCGGTGGGCGCGGACGTCGCGGCGCGCAAGAAGTCGTTGCCGGTGGCGGTGGCGCTGGCCGACACCGGGCCCGCCGGGCGGCGGCTGGCGGAGCTGTACGACCGTACGGAGCCGCTGTCGGCCGCGGACGTCGCGACGGCCACCGAGCTGATCGAACAGGCCGGCGGCCGGGAGGCGACCGCGGTGGAGGCCAGGCGGCAGGTGGGCGCCGCGATGCGGGCGCTGGCCCGCGCGGAGCCGGTGCCGTCCGTGTACCGGCAGTTGCACGACCTCGCGCTGCTGATCACGCGGCGGGATCACTGA
- a CDS encoding ABC transporter permease has protein sequence MRTESRPGIPARAVRTARALPLTPGITLATAQRVLQQIVRDRGSVALMLAIPCMLMVILKLMFDGADGSFERIGPQVFGIFPLIVMYLVASVSTLRERTSGTAERLLTMPVQRLDIVLGYSLAFGFLSLLQAVLATVLSVGPLGLDIKGPPYLLVIIAMLGALLGLALGLLVSAFARNEFQAVQFLPAGVLPQFLVCGLFVPREDMNDGLSALAKVMPMTYAVQAAGEAARHDGVTGIFVRDALLILGCVIAVLLASAATLKR, from the coding sequence GTGAGAACCGAGTCCCGGCCGGGAATTCCGGCCCGGGCGGTACGCACCGCCCGCGCCCTGCCGCTCACCCCGGGCATCACCCTCGCCACCGCGCAACGGGTGCTGCAGCAGATCGTCCGCGACCGCGGCAGCGTCGCGCTCATGCTGGCGATTCCCTGCATGCTGATGGTGATCCTCAAGCTGATGTTCGACGGCGCGGACGGCTCCTTCGAGCGCATCGGCCCGCAGGTCTTCGGCATCTTCCCGCTCATCGTGATGTACCTCGTCGCCTCGGTCTCGACGCTGCGGGAGCGCACCTCGGGCACCGCCGAGCGGCTGCTGACCATGCCGGTGCAGCGGCTGGACATCGTGCTCGGTTACAGCCTGGCCTTCGGCTTCCTGTCCCTGCTCCAGGCGGTGCTGGCCACGGTGCTGTCCGTGGGGCCGCTGGGGCTGGACATCAAGGGGCCGCCGTACCTGCTCGTGATCATCGCGATGCTGGGCGCGCTCCTCGGGCTGGCGCTGGGCCTCTTGGTCAGCGCCTTCGCGCGCAACGAGTTCCAGGCGGTGCAGTTCCTGCCGGCCGGGGTGCTGCCGCAGTTCCTCGTGTGCGGCCTGTTCGTGCCGCGCGAGGACATGAACGACGGACTGTCGGCGCTGGCCAAGGTGATGCCGATGACGTACGCGGTACAGGCCGCCGGCGAGGCCGCCCGGCACGACGGGGTGACCGGCATCTTCGTACGGGACGCGCTGCTGATCCTGGGGTGCGTGATCGCCGTACTGCTGGCGAGTGCGGCCACGCTCAAGCGGTGA
- a CDS encoding terpene synthase family protein — translation MAVTVNEVDLPAIFCPLESARYPRAHLVDERAKEWIRRSPMCATDEERTWVIATCSTDFFARFAPDAADDDRLLWTSLWVYWGFGFDDNRCDNGPFSARPAAFAALAGRVQRALEAPSARDETEGFIPALQEIAEQFRSFGTPLQMRRFIAAHRAWLSGVTWQVGNAALGRMPDLDEYLAMRLLSAGGEPPFAMLEIATGHEVPAADMERPAVRALTEMAIMVAALDNDRHSLRKELVRGQTDQNIYSVLMRHRELPLQEAVAAATRLRDRVLLRFMEVHDRVRPGAGLELATYLQGLRYGIRGNAEWGLRVPRYLSLGRVPDPMEEAPLEWAESPADDDRSAPRGLPTLAWWWDDALLGV, via the coding sequence ATGGCCGTGACCGTCAACGAAGTCGATCTCCCCGCGATCTTCTGTCCCTTGGAGTCCGCCAGGTACCCCCGCGCCCACCTCGTCGACGAGCGGGCCAAGGAGTGGATCCGGCGCAGCCCCATGTGCGCGACCGACGAGGAGCGCACCTGGGTCATCGCCACGTGCAGCACCGACTTCTTCGCCCGGTTCGCGCCCGACGCGGCCGACGACGACCGCCTGCTGTGGACGTCGCTGTGGGTGTACTGGGGCTTCGGTTTCGACGACAACCGGTGCGACAACGGCCCGTTCAGCGCCCGGCCCGCCGCGTTCGCCGCCCTGGCGGGCCGCGTGCAGCGCGCCTTGGAAGCGCCGTCGGCCCGGGACGAGACGGAGGGCTTCATCCCGGCCCTGCAGGAGATCGCGGAGCAGTTCCGGTCGTTCGGCACCCCGCTCCAGATGCGGCGCTTCATCGCCGCCCACCGGGCCTGGCTCTCCGGTGTGACCTGGCAGGTCGGCAACGCCGCGCTCGGCCGCATGCCGGACCTGGACGAGTACCTCGCGATGCGGCTGCTGTCGGCCGGCGGCGAACCGCCGTTCGCCATGCTGGAGATCGCCACGGGGCACGAGGTGCCCGCGGCGGACATGGAGCGGCCTGCCGTCCGTGCGCTCACCGAGATGGCCATCATGGTCGCCGCGCTGGACAACGACCGGCACTCCCTGCGCAAGGAGCTGGTCCGGGGGCAGACCGACCAGAACATCTACAGCGTGCTGATGCGCCACCGGGAACTGCCGCTCCAGGAGGCCGTCGCGGCCGCCACGCGGCTCCGGGACCGGGTGCTGCTGCGCTTCATGGAGGTGCACGACCGGGTGCGCCCGGGGGCCGGGCTGGAGCTGGCCACCTACCTGCAGGGCCTGCGGTACGGCATCCGGGGCAACGCGGAGTGGGGACTCCGGGTGCCGCGCTATCTGAGCCTGGGGCGCGTACCGGACCCCATGGAAGAAGCTCCCCTGGAGTGGGCCGAGTCGCCCGCGGACGACGACCGTTCGGCTCCGCGCGGACTGCCGACGCTGGCGTGGTGGTGGGACGACGCGCTGCTGGGCGTGTGA